One Anaeromyxobacter diazotrophicus genomic region harbors:
- a CDS encoding energy-coupling factor ABC transporter ATP-binding protein — protein sequence MIRARDLSFAYPGGPPVLEAVSFEVAAGGLCGVVGANGCGKSTLLALMAGLFEPTAGTLTVRGEPSPGRGGGVRDGVALVLQDPDQQIIGATVEEDLLLGLPPRDARRADEACALAARLGLSELAAPVQTLSLGQRRKLCIATALRDGPEVLVLDEPFAGLDYPSALEMRALLAANRQAGRTQVIASHDVEPFADLADAWLVLARGRLALGGPTEAVFPELRRHGVRPPSAWRPGLEVPRWE from the coding sequence ATGATCCGCGCGCGCGACCTCTCCTTCGCCTACCCCGGCGGCCCGCCGGTGCTCGAGGCCGTCTCCTTCGAGGTCGCCGCCGGCGGGCTGTGCGGCGTCGTGGGCGCCAACGGCTGCGGCAAGTCCACCCTGCTCGCGCTGATGGCCGGGCTGTTCGAGCCGACCGCCGGGACGTTGACCGTGCGCGGCGAGCCTTCGCCGGGGCGCGGCGGCGGCGTGCGCGACGGCGTGGCCCTGGTCCTCCAGGACCCGGACCAGCAGATCATCGGCGCGACGGTCGAGGAGGACCTGCTCCTCGGCCTGCCGCCGCGAGACGCCCGCCGGGCGGACGAGGCGTGCGCGCTCGCCGCGCGGCTCGGGCTCTCCGAGCTGGCGGCGCCCGTCCAGACCCTCTCGCTCGGCCAGCGCCGGAAGCTCTGCATCGCGACCGCCCTCCGGGACGGTCCGGAGGTCCTGGTGCTCGACGAGCCGTTCGCCGGGCTCGACTACCCCTCGGCCCTGGAGATGCGGGCGCTGCTCGCCGCGAACCGCCAGGCCGGTCGCACCCAGGTCATCGCCTCGCACGACGTGGAGCCGTTCGCCGATCTGGCGGACGCCTGGCTCGTGCTCGCGCGCGGGCGGCTCGCCCTGGGCGGGCCGACCGAGGCCGTCTTCCCCGAGCTGCGCCGCCACGGGGTCCGCCCGCCCTCCGCCTGGCGCCCGGGGCTCGAGGTCCCGCGGTGGGAGTGA
- a CDS encoding 3-hydroxybutyrate oligomer hydrolase family protein — translation MPHPRLSLSALAFAAVLPSLAAAAPSRCERLVAALSSQLADVTCFESADLTTANASTTPLDNSLPGLPAGAFTPRTDRAVLVAAPPRGTPITRAVPGVQLQARFAGDPTGEARFLLRLPDGWNGRLVVAGASSQRSEFNGDFAWSDYVVQKGYAYASQNKGVFNFKLAAVSATPPADPLPCRLNPGSPVWVHFYDDDPGQPFTRWSEVMLDAAAAARRGVRAHYGEPPRYTYAVGTSNGGYQVRRAVELAPHLFDGGVDWEGTFVDAGAPNLLTDLPPAVLNWPDYLASGKSSTSTAYRNFLAAGYPPDLVSGADSLWTHHWASYWELTECQWQKRLDPSYDTYGAGTAGYNYLARLSASDVGAQLAAIATTGRIQRPLVTVAGTMDALLPIDHHARAYARKVAAGLAERGHGEGEEEGRAPDYRLYEVQNGNHIESYADLFPQLQLVLPHAHAAFDLLVAHVEAGAALPADQCVPPGGAIAGAPAQPGHCAALFAP, via the coding sequence ATGCCACACCCACGGCTGTCGCTGTCCGCCCTCGCCTTCGCCGCGGTCCTCCCGTCGCTCGCCGCCGCCGCGCCGTCGAGGTGCGAGCGGCTCGTCGCCGCGCTCTCCAGCCAGCTCGCCGACGTGACCTGCTTCGAGAGCGCCGACCTCACCACCGCTAACGCGTCCACCACGCCGCTCGACAACTCGCTGCCGGGCCTTCCGGCCGGCGCGTTCACGCCCAGGACCGATCGCGCCGTGCTGGTGGCGGCGCCGCCCCGCGGCACGCCCATCACCCGCGCGGTGCCCGGCGTCCAGCTCCAGGCCCGGTTCGCCGGCGATCCGACCGGCGAGGCGCGCTTCCTGCTGCGGCTGCCGGACGGGTGGAACGGGCGGCTGGTGGTGGCGGGCGCCTCCTCCCAGCGCAGCGAGTTCAACGGCGACTTCGCCTGGAGCGACTACGTCGTGCAGAAGGGCTACGCCTACGCCTCCCAGAACAAGGGGGTCTTCAACTTCAAGCTGGCGGCCGTGAGCGCCACGCCGCCCGCCGATCCGCTGCCGTGCCGCCTCAACCCCGGCTCGCCGGTGTGGGTCCACTTCTACGACGACGACCCGGGGCAGCCGTTCACGCGCTGGTCGGAGGTCATGCTGGACGCCGCCGCCGCGGCCCGGCGCGGCGTGCGGGCGCACTACGGCGAGCCGCCGCGCTACACCTACGCGGTCGGGACGTCGAACGGCGGGTACCAGGTGCGCCGCGCCGTCGAGCTGGCGCCCCACCTGTTCGACGGCGGGGTGGACTGGGAGGGCACCTTCGTCGACGCGGGCGCCCCGAACCTCCTCACCGACCTGCCGCCGGCGGTGCTGAACTGGCCGGACTACCTCGCCTCCGGGAAGAGCAGCACCAGCACCGCCTACCGGAACTTCCTGGCGGCGGGCTACCCGCCCGACCTCGTCTCGGGCGCGGACTCGCTGTGGACCCACCACTGGGCGAGCTACTGGGAGCTGACCGAGTGCCAGTGGCAGAAGCGGCTCGACCCCAGCTACGACACCTACGGCGCGGGCACCGCCGGCTACAACTACCTGGCGCGGCTCTCCGCCTCCGACGTCGGCGCGCAGCTCGCCGCCATCGCCACCACCGGGCGCATCCAGCGGCCGCTCGTGACCGTGGCCGGGACGATGGACGCGCTCCTGCCCATCGACCACCACGCGCGGGCGTACGCGCGCAAGGTGGCCGCGGGGCTGGCGGAGCGCGGCCACGGGGAGGGGGAGGAGGAGGGGAGGGCCCCGGACTACCGGCTCTACGAGGTCCAGAACGGCAACCACATCGAGTCCTACGCCGATCTCTTCCCGCAGCTGCAGCTCGTCCTGCCCCACGCGCACGCCGCGTTCGACCTGCTGGTCGCGCACGTCGAGGCCGGCGCGGCGCTCCCGGCCGACCAGTGCGTCCCGCCCGGCGGCGCCATCGCGGGCGCGCCCGCGCAGCCGGGCCACTGCGCGGCGCTGTTCGCGCCCTGA
- a CDS encoding phosphatase PAP2 family protein codes for MRGALPLDHPARGGAPLLLPVDRLLLGALAALAVVAAAVHPRPAPFLALYAALALVVAGAAWLAARSDLGDALHVFGPLLVIVGVYESVGFLVAASTPDRWDAALAALDGRAFGPLVAAWRGALGRPAWLTDLFSLFYVSYYVLPLAMAVRLYRQGRREELDELVFALQLTLLLTYLGYFLFPAAGPRVPAAAAEAVLGGGLASGAVRTFLRVCELNLLDAFPSGHTAVAVALLALGWRLLPGWRVALAILAAGIVGSTVYLSHHYAVDVAAGALVAAGALTASEPLRRALGAAPRARLAAGASPLS; via the coding sequence ATGCGCGGCGCCCTGCCCCTCGACCACCCCGCCCGCGGCGGCGCGCCGCTGCTGCTCCCCGTCGACCGGCTCCTCCTCGGGGCGCTGGCGGCGCTGGCGGTCGTGGCCGCGGCGGTCCACCCGCGCCCGGCGCCGTTCCTGGCGCTCTACGCGGCGCTCGCGCTCGTCGTCGCCGGGGCCGCCTGGCTCGCGGCGCGGTCGGACCTCGGCGACGCGCTCCACGTGTTCGGGCCGCTCCTCGTGATCGTCGGCGTCTACGAGTCGGTCGGGTTCCTGGTCGCGGCGTCCACCCCGGACCGCTGGGACGCGGCCCTGGCCGCCCTCGACGGCCGCGCCTTCGGACCGCTCGTGGCCGCCTGGCGCGGCGCGCTCGGGCGGCCCGCCTGGCTCACGGATCTCTTCTCGCTCTTCTACGTGAGCTACTACGTCCTGCCGCTCGCGATGGCGGTGCGGCTCTACCGGCAGGGCCGGCGCGAGGAGCTCGACGAGCTCGTGTTCGCGCTGCAGCTCACGCTGCTCCTCACCTACCTCGGCTACTTCCTCTTCCCGGCGGCCGGCCCTCGCGTGCCGGCGGCGGCGGCGGAGGCGGTGCTGGGCGGCGGGCTCGCGAGCGGGGCGGTGCGCACCTTCCTTCGGGTCTGCGAGCTGAACCTCCTCGACGCGTTCCCGAGCGGCCACACGGCCGTCGCGGTGGCGCTCCTCGCGCTCGGGTGGCGCCTGCTGCCGGGCTGGCGCGTGGCCCTCGCGATCCTCGCGGCGGGCATCGTGGGCTCGACCGTCTACCTGTCCCACCACTACGCCGTGGACGTGGCCGCCGGGGCGCTCGTCGCCGCGGGGGCGCTCACCGCCTCCGAGCCGCTGCGGCGCGCCCTAGGGGCCGCGCCGCGCGCGCGGCTCGCGGCCGGCGCGTCGCCCCTCTCCTGA
- a CDS encoding DUF190 domain-containing protein → MEILGKAKRVRIYVNEGDRVHGKPLHLAILELLRAEDAQGATVLKGLEGFGAAGRIHLSTLADVPWQLPVVVEWIDRPEEVERLAPRLRALVRHGLITVDDTDILLFEPHPLRDLAPTVAVREVMSREVASVAPSAPLPEVVELMLRKTYRAVPVVEQGRPVGIITNGDLVHRGGLGVRLDLLRRLERPELREVLEPLSRQGLTAAEVMTSGPVTVGELASLPAAAELMVRRRLKRLPVVDDRGALVGMVSRLDLLRRAGGGFGGKEPRPRELGLEGDQPIARVMRRDVPTVQPESPLAEVFQAVVSTRLNRALVVDRDRKPVGLVTDAELLERVTPALRPGAIRSLMQRLPFGRGQGEESLAAHTRGHTAADVMTRAVATVREDALLSEAIATMLRGQDKVLAVTDAAGRLAGIVDRADLLHGLISRGA, encoded by the coding sequence ATGGAGATCCTGGGCAAGGCGAAGCGGGTCCGGATCTACGTGAACGAGGGCGACCGGGTGCACGGCAAGCCGCTGCACCTCGCGATCCTGGAGCTCCTGAGGGCCGAGGACGCCCAGGGCGCCACCGTGCTGAAGGGGCTCGAGGGGTTCGGGGCCGCCGGCCGCATCCACCTCAGCACGCTCGCGGACGTCCCCTGGCAGCTCCCGGTCGTGGTCGAGTGGATCGACCGGCCCGAGGAGGTCGAGCGGCTCGCCCCGCGGCTGCGCGCGCTGGTCCGCCACGGCCTCATCACGGTGGACGACACGGACATCCTCCTGTTCGAGCCGCACCCGCTCCGCGATCTCGCCCCCACCGTCGCGGTGCGCGAGGTCATGAGCCGTGAGGTCGCCTCGGTGGCGCCCTCGGCACCGCTGCCCGAGGTGGTGGAGCTCATGCTCCGGAAGACGTACCGGGCGGTCCCGGTGGTGGAGCAGGGGCGGCCGGTCGGCATCATCACCAACGGCGACCTCGTGCACCGGGGCGGACTGGGCGTCCGGCTCGATCTGCTGCGGCGGCTCGAGCGCCCCGAGCTGCGCGAGGTGCTCGAGCCGCTGTCGCGGCAGGGCCTGACGGCAGCCGAGGTGATGACCTCCGGCCCCGTCACCGTCGGCGAGCTCGCCTCGCTTCCCGCCGCCGCCGAGCTGATGGTGCGCCGCCGCCTGAAGCGCCTCCCGGTCGTGGACGATCGCGGCGCGCTGGTGGGGATGGTGAGCCGGCTCGATCTCCTGCGCCGGGCCGGCGGCGGGTTCGGGGGGAAGGAGCCGCGGCCCCGCGAGCTGGGGCTCGAAGGCGATCAGCCCATCGCACGGGTGATGCGGCGCGACGTCCCCACCGTCCAGCCGGAGTCGCCGCTGGCGGAGGTCTTCCAGGCGGTCGTCTCCACCCGGCTCAACCGCGCCCTGGTGGTGGACCGCGACCGGAAGCCCGTGGGGCTCGTCACCGACGCCGAGTTGCTCGAGCGCGTCACGCCGGCGCTGCGCCCCGGGGCGATCCGCTCGCTCATGCAGCGCCTGCCCTTCGGGCGCGGCCAGGGCGAGGAGTCCCTCGCGGCGCACACGCGCGGGCACACCGCGGCGGACGTCATGACCCGGGCCGTCGCCACCGTCCGCGAGGACGCGCTCCTCTCCGAGGCCATCGCGACCATGCTCCGCGGCCAGGACAAGGTGCTCGCCGTCACCGACGCAGCCGGCCGCCTCGCCGGCATCGTGGACCGCGCCGACCTCCTCCACGGCCTCATCTCGCGGGGCGCCTGA
- a CDS encoding sigma-54-dependent transcriptional regulator → MACVLVVDDEPKLGKYVTQALELDGHAVVRAGGGREALALLAERSCDVVVTDLRMPDVDGLAVLQAARALPSPPEVIVMTAFGTAESAVAAMKAGAADYVTKPFALDELRLRVRRLAEQRGAAARGDRLLRQLTPDLVAESAAMKAVLAAARQVAPTDATVLLLGESGTGKSQLARYVHFQSRRASGPFVEVHCAALPETLLEGELFGHEKGAFTGAVQRKAGHLAAADGGTLFLDEIGELPAATQVKLLRFLQERTFVPLGATEPRTVDVRVVAATNRDLAAAVAEGAFREDFYYRLDVFAIRVPPLRDRPEDVLPLAERFLAARGLPADKLEPAARQRLAAHRWPGNVRELENALQRALILAGEGGIGPAHVAPSGPAGRSRGAAELLGEGFQLDAFERDLLLAALERAGGNKTHAAQLLGITRRRLYSMLASLGERPPE, encoded by the coding sequence ATGGCCTGCGTCCTCGTCGTCGACGACGAACCCAAGCTGGGGAAGTACGTCACCCAGGCGCTGGAGCTCGACGGCCACGCCGTGGTGCGCGCGGGCGGCGGCCGCGAGGCCCTGGCGCTGCTGGCCGAGCGCTCCTGCGACGTGGTGGTGACCGACCTCCGCATGCCGGACGTGGACGGCCTGGCGGTGCTGCAGGCGGCGCGGGCGCTGCCGTCGCCCCCGGAGGTGATCGTGATGACCGCCTTCGGGACGGCCGAGAGCGCGGTCGCCGCCATGAAGGCCGGCGCGGCGGACTACGTGACGAAGCCGTTCGCGCTCGACGAGCTGCGCCTGCGCGTGCGGCGGCTCGCCGAGCAGCGCGGCGCCGCCGCCCGCGGCGACCGGCTCCTGCGCCAGCTCACCCCCGACCTGGTGGCGGAGAGCGCGGCCATGAAGGCGGTGCTCGCGGCGGCGCGGCAGGTCGCCCCGACCGACGCCACCGTCCTCCTGCTGGGCGAGAGCGGCACCGGCAAGAGCCAGCTCGCGCGCTACGTCCACTTCCAGAGCCGCCGCGCCTCGGGTCCCTTCGTCGAGGTCCACTGCGCCGCGCTGCCGGAGACCCTGCTCGAGGGGGAGCTCTTCGGGCACGAGAAGGGCGCCTTCACCGGCGCGGTGCAGCGGAAGGCCGGCCACCTCGCCGCGGCGGACGGCGGCACGCTCTTCCTCGACGAGATCGGCGAGCTGCCGGCCGCCACCCAGGTGAAGCTGCTCAGGTTCCTGCAGGAGCGCACGTTCGTGCCGCTGGGGGCGACCGAGCCGCGGACGGTCGACGTCCGCGTCGTCGCCGCCACGAACCGCGACCTCGCCGCCGCCGTCGCGGAGGGCGCGTTCCGCGAGGACTTCTACTACCGCCTGGACGTGTTCGCGATCCGGGTCCCGCCGCTGCGCGATCGCCCCGAGGACGTGCTCCCCCTCGCGGAGCGGTTCCTCGCCGCGCGCGGCTTGCCGGCCGACAAGCTCGAGCCCGCGGCGCGCCAGCGGCTCGCGGCGCACCGCTGGCCCGGAAACGTCCGCGAGCTCGAGAACGCGCTGCAGCGCGCGCTCATCCTGGCCGGCGAGGGCGGGATCGGCCCCGCGCACGTCGCCCCGAGCGGCCCGGCGGGCCGCAGCCGCGGCGCCGCCGAGCTGCTGGGCGAGGGCTTCCAGCTCGACGCCTTCGAGCGCGACCTCCTGCTCGCCGCGCTGGAGCGCGCCGGCGGCAACAAGACCCACGCGGCCCAGCTGCTCGGGATCACGCGCCGCCGGCTCTACTCCATGCTCGCCAGCCTGGGCGAGCGACCGCCGGAGTGA
- a CDS encoding biotin transporter BioY produces MNLVRTHRLVWIALLAACIAAGAWIQLPLGPVPFTLQPLFAFLAGFLLGPLGGPAAVLLYLAAGVLGLPVFAGGASGLGVLFGPTGGYLAGFVLAAAVTGLAHGRAALTWARGLAFGAAALAVAYAAGVLQLRAALALGWRAALVAGVAPFVLQDLAKVALAVATARFLGSHRLAPP; encoded by the coding sequence ATGAACCTCGTCCGCACCCACCGGCTGGTCTGGATCGCGCTCCTCGCCGCCTGCATCGCCGCCGGCGCCTGGATCCAGCTCCCGCTCGGCCCGGTGCCCTTCACGCTGCAGCCGCTCTTCGCGTTCCTGGCCGGCTTCCTGCTCGGTCCGCTGGGCGGGCCCGCCGCGGTCCTCCTCTACCTCGCCGCGGGCGTGCTCGGCCTGCCGGTCTTCGCCGGCGGCGCCTCGGGGCTCGGCGTACTGTTCGGCCCGACCGGCGGGTACCTGGCCGGCTTCGTGCTCGCCGCGGCGGTGACCGGCCTCGCGCACGGCCGCGCCGCGCTCACCTGGGCGCGCGGGCTCGCCTTCGGCGCCGCCGCGCTGGCGGTGGCCTACGCCGCCGGCGTCCTGCAGCTCCGGGCGGCGCTGGCGCTCGGCTGGCGCGCCGCGCTGGTCGCCGGCGTCGCGCCCTTCGTGCTCCAGGACCTCGCCAAGGTCGCGCTGGCGGTCGCCACCGCCCGGTTCCTCGGCTCGCACCGCCTGGCGCCCCCATGA
- a CDS encoding adenine nucleotide alpha hydrolase: MSLPRAWVAWSSGKDSAWALREVQRAGEVEVVGLLTTVTSEFGRVSMHAVREALLDQQAERLGLPCRKVRIPWPCPNEAYEREMERALAEASAAGVSRVVFGDLFLPDVRAYREAKLAGTGIEPLFPLWGRDTARLARDMLDGGLEATLTCVDPRRLGREHAGRAFDAALLDALPAGVDPCGENGEFHTFVSAGPMFREPVRVVAGEVVEREGFVFADLKPAEVVAG; encoded by the coding sequence ATGTCCCTCCCGAGAGCCTGGGTCGCCTGGAGCAGCGGCAAGGACAGCGCGTGGGCGCTGCGCGAGGTGCAGCGCGCGGGCGAGGTGGAGGTCGTGGGGCTCCTCACGACCGTCACCTCGGAGTTCGGGCGCGTGTCGATGCACGCGGTCCGCGAGGCGCTCCTCGACCAGCAGGCGGAGCGGCTCGGCCTGCCGTGCCGGAAGGTGCGGATCCCCTGGCCCTGCCCCAACGAGGCGTACGAGCGGGAGATGGAGCGGGCGCTCGCCGAGGCGAGCGCCGCGGGCGTGAGCCGGGTGGTGTTCGGGGACCTGTTCCTGCCCGACGTGCGCGCCTACCGGGAGGCGAAGCTGGCCGGCACCGGGATCGAGCCGCTCTTCCCGCTGTGGGGCCGGGACACCGCCCGGCTCGCCCGCGACATGCTCGACGGCGGCCTCGAGGCCACCCTCACCTGCGTCGACCCGCGCCGGCTGGGCCGCGAGCACGCCGGCCGCGCGTTCGACGCGGCCCTCCTCGACGCGCTCCCCGCCGGCGTGGACCCCTGCGGTGAGAACGGCGAGTTCCACACCTTCGTCTCGGCGGGACCCATGTTCCGGGAGCCGGTGCGGGTCGTGGCGGGCGAGGTCGTCGAGCGGGAGGGCTTCGTCTTCGCGGACCTGAAGCCGGCGGAGGTGGTGGCCGGCTGA
- a CDS encoding SDR family NAD(P)-dependent oxidoreductase — translation MAGRELSGTVALVTGASSGIGAATARALAEAGAAVALVARRKERLDALAAELARSGARALALEVDVTDQAQARAAVQRTVGELGSLDVLVNNAGVMLLGPISGAPTEEWDRMIALNLQGLLYTAHAALPHLLAAAERSPRRVADLVNVSSVAGRRARSGAGVYNLTKFGVGAFSESLRQEVTARHVRVSLVEPGAVDTELVSHVRPEVREQSTRTFANVEMLEAEDVADAIRYIVTRPRRMAVNELLVRPTEQEF, via the coding sequence ATGGCGGGACGGGAGCTGAGCGGCACGGTGGCCCTGGTGACGGGCGCGAGCAGCGGGATCGGGGCCGCGACCGCGCGCGCCCTGGCGGAGGCCGGGGCGGCGGTGGCGCTGGTGGCGCGGCGCAAGGAGCGGCTCGACGCCCTCGCCGCCGAGCTGGCGCGGTCCGGGGCGCGCGCGCTGGCGCTCGAGGTGGACGTGACCGACCAGGCGCAGGCGCGGGCGGCCGTGCAGCGGACCGTGGGCGAGCTGGGCAGCCTGGACGTGCTGGTGAACAACGCCGGGGTGATGCTGCTCGGGCCCATCTCCGGCGCGCCGACCGAGGAGTGGGATCGCATGATCGCCCTGAACCTCCAGGGCCTGCTCTACACGGCCCACGCGGCCCTCCCGCACCTGCTCGCGGCGGCGGAGCGCTCGCCGCGCCGCGTGGCGGACCTCGTCAACGTGAGCTCGGTGGCCGGCCGGCGCGCTCGCAGCGGGGCCGGCGTCTACAACCTGACCAAGTTCGGCGTCGGCGCGTTCAGCGAGTCGCTGCGGCAGGAGGTCACGGCGCGCCACGTGCGCGTGTCCCTGGTCGAGCCGGGCGCCGTCGACACCGAGCTCGTCAGCCACGTCCGCCCCGAGGTGCGCGAGCAGTCGACCCGCACCTTCGCGAACGTCGAGATGCTGGAGGCCGAGGACGTCGCCGACGCCATCCGGTACATCGTGACCCGGCCCCGCCGGATGGCCGTGAACGAGCTCCTGGTGCGGCCGACCGAGCAGGAGTTCTGA
- a CDS encoding fatty acid desaturase codes for MTAANDASPPSSAGPGARPGPSRALPAWPRRRLAALRRFEAPSAARAAWQLANTLLPYLGALALMVVTLRRGLPWWTTALLGVLASGFMVRLFILFHDCVHASFLPSDRAGRVVGRILGVLVFTPFGEWRRSHLGHHATSGDLDRRDLGDVWTMTVEEYAAAPRRKRFSYRVTRHPALMLLVGPLLVFLVNNRFPPRGGTRARVLSVLSTDLALAAIATAASLTIGLGTFLLVQIPVLFLAGVWGIWLFYVQHQFERAYWVRGEVWDPLQAALAGSSYFKLPRVLQWFSGNIGLHHVHHLRPRIPNYHLQRCLDATPELQAVRPLTLAGSLRCGRLALWDERAGDFVGFDAVPRPSAAPAGS; via the coding sequence ATGACCGCTGCGAACGACGCGTCCCCTCCCTCCAGCGCCGGCCCCGGCGCACGGCCCGGGCCATCCCGCGCCCTCCCGGCCTGGCCGAGGCGGCGGCTCGCAGCGCTCCGGCGCTTCGAGGCGCCGAGCGCGGCGCGGGCCGCCTGGCAGCTCGCCAACACGCTGCTCCCCTACCTCGGCGCTCTCGCGCTCATGGTGGTGACGCTGCGGCGCGGCCTGCCGTGGTGGACCACCGCGCTCCTGGGGGTCCTCGCCTCGGGCTTCATGGTCCGCCTCTTCATCCTGTTCCACGACTGCGTCCACGCGTCGTTCCTGCCGTCGGATCGGGCCGGCCGCGTCGTCGGGCGCATCCTGGGCGTCCTCGTCTTCACCCCGTTCGGCGAGTGGCGGCGCTCGCACCTCGGGCACCACGCCACCTCGGGCGATCTCGACCGGCGGGACCTCGGGGACGTCTGGACGATGACGGTGGAAGAGTACGCCGCGGCGCCTCGCCGGAAGCGCTTCAGCTACCGGGTGACGCGTCACCCCGCGCTCATGCTGCTGGTCGGGCCGCTCCTCGTCTTCCTCGTGAACAACCGGTTCCCACCCCGCGGCGGCACGCGCGCGCGCGTGCTGAGCGTCCTCTCCACCGACCTGGCGCTCGCCGCGATCGCGACGGCGGCTTCGCTCACCATCGGCCTCGGGACCTTCCTCCTCGTCCAGATCCCGGTGCTCTTCCTGGCGGGGGTGTGGGGCATCTGGCTCTTCTACGTGCAGCACCAGTTCGAGCGGGCGTACTGGGTCCGCGGCGAGGTCTGGGATCCCCTCCAGGCGGCGCTCGCCGGCAGCTCGTACTTCAAGCTGCCGCGGGTCCTGCAGTGGTTCTCGGGGAACATCGGCCTGCACCACGTCCACCACCTCCGCCCGCGCATCCCGAACTACCACCTGCAGCGCTGCCTCGACGCCACCCCCGAGCTGCAGGCGGTCCGGCCGCTCACGCTCGCGGGCAGCCTGCGGTGCGGGCGGCTCGCCCTGTGGGACGAGCGCGCCGGAGACTTCGTCGGGTTCGACGCGGTGCCGCGGCCGAGCGCCGCGCCCGCGGGTTCGTAG
- a CDS encoding sensor histidine kinase, which produces MIAPRALAPLAAAAIALAGALAATFALHRTAAAALDRVLEERLRGAGETAAELLARGGDAETLRGVMRANELEGAYLVSPSLRVLADATGPAPAPADLLRVDAARVARALGGEASIAFAWSVADVRIATGYFPIRGRDGRVEAVLGLEAGQSFLAPRDRLRRALWAAVALAALGALALAALARQWARGEAARAEAAERAARGDAMARMAAMAAHEIRNPIGIIRGAVELMQERGGPRLAPPDREALGDVLGEVERLRRLTQDFLDLAREPALVEAECDLARLAADAAQGLAHTHPGVAVELELPPATLRGDEGRLRQVVSNLLQNAAEAGAGRVKVSGEARDSELRLRVADDGPGIAPQLKARLFEPFATGRAEGTGLGLALSRRIVARHGGSLELAGTGPAGTTFELRLPLRRG; this is translated from the coding sequence GTGATCGCGCCGCGCGCGCTCGCCCCCCTGGCCGCCGCGGCGATCGCGCTCGCCGGCGCGCTCGCCGCCACGTTCGCGCTCCACCGGACGGCGGCGGCCGCCCTCGACCGGGTCCTGGAGGAGCGCCTGCGCGGCGCCGGCGAGACCGCGGCCGAGCTGCTGGCGCGCGGGGGCGACGCCGAGACGCTCCGGGGCGTCATGCGCGCGAACGAGCTCGAGGGGGCCTACCTCGTCTCGCCGTCACTGCGCGTCCTGGCCGACGCGACCGGGCCGGCGCCCGCGCCGGCCGACCTCCTGCGGGTGGACGCCGCCCGCGTCGCGCGCGCGCTCGGGGGCGAGGCCTCCATCGCCTTCGCCTGGTCGGTGGCGGACGTGCGCATCGCCACCGGCTACTTCCCCATCCGCGGGCGCGACGGGCGCGTCGAGGCGGTGCTGGGGCTCGAGGCCGGGCAGTCGTTCCTCGCCCCGCGCGACCGGCTGCGGCGGGCGCTGTGGGCGGCCGTCGCGCTGGCGGCGCTCGGCGCGCTGGCCCTGGCCGCGCTGGCGCGGCAGTGGGCGCGCGGCGAGGCGGCGCGCGCCGAGGCGGCGGAGCGCGCGGCCCGCGGCGACGCCATGGCGCGGATGGCGGCCATGGCGGCGCACGAGATCCGCAACCCCATCGGCATCATCCGCGGCGCGGTGGAGCTCATGCAGGAGCGCGGGGGGCCGCGCCTCGCGCCGCCGGATCGCGAGGCGCTGGGCGACGTGCTGGGCGAGGTCGAGCGGCTGCGCCGGCTGACCCAGGACTTCCTCGATCTCGCGCGCGAGCCGGCGCTGGTCGAGGCGGAGTGCGACCTCGCCCGGCTCGCGGCTGACGCGGCGCAGGGCCTCGCGCACACCCACCCCGGCGTGGCGGTGGAGCTGGAGCTGCCGCCGGCCACCCTCCGCGGCGACGAGGGGCGGCTGCGGCAGGTGGTCTCGAACCTGCTCCAGAACGCCGCCGAGGCGGGCGCGGGCCGGGTGAAGGTGTCGGGGGAGGCGCGCGACTCCGAGCTCCGCCTGCGCGTGGCCGACGACGGCCCCGGCATCGCGCCCCAGCTGAAGGCGCGCCTGTTCGAGCCGTTCGCGACCGGCCGCGCCGAGGGCACCGGGCTCGGACTCGCCCTCTCGCGCCGCATCGTCGCGCGCCACGGCGGCTCGCTCGAGCTGGCCGGCACCGGTCCGGCCGGAACCACCTTCGAGCTGCGCCTGCCGCTCCGGAGAGGGTAG